The following proteins are encoded in a genomic region of Deferribacterota bacterium:
- a CDS encoding iron-containing alcohol dehydrogenase gives MKKFVFYNPTQIVFGENQTKNIGRYLKNKKCLLLYGGGSIKQNGIYDKVMDSLKNHNVSVVEKSGVKPNPVLSFVYEAIELAKKEKVDCILAVGGGSVIDSAKAIAAGFYYDGDVWDFFTDKAQIKEALPIYVVLTLAATASEMNSGAVITNENTKQKFNIRSDNLFPKISILDPINTYTVPKNHVANGSVDAIVHVLEGYFTRKYPSTPIQDGFVETIVETVVSSTKQILENPTDYDARANFMWSATLALNGLTTAGIGDYAFPNHMMGHSLSALYDIAHGSTLSIAFPAWLRYNSKNLNERLKRFGSRVFGTQEPQKTIEAIENYFASIGAPTRLKDVGLNESDIEAIAQNAVALAQKWNLTEYTKERIAEILKYAI, from the coding sequence ATGAAAAAATTTGTTTTTTATAACCCCACTCAGATTGTTTTTGGTGAAAATCAAACCAAAAATATTGGGAGATACTTAAAAAATAAGAAATGCCTACTTTTGTATGGTGGTGGCAGCATAAAGCAAAACGGTATCTATGATAAAGTGATGGATTCTCTAAAAAATCATAACGTCTCGGTTGTTGAGAAATCAGGTGTAAAACCAAACCCAGTGCTTTCTTTTGTATATGAGGCAATAGAGCTTGCAAAAAAAGAAAAAGTTGATTGCATTTTGGCCGTTGGTGGCGGCAGTGTAATAGACAGTGCAAAGGCAATTGCCGCTGGATTTTATTACGATGGTGATGTGTGGGATTTTTTTACTGACAAAGCCCAAATAAAAGAAGCTCTACCAATCTATGTAGTACTAACACTTGCTGCTACTGCTTCGGAGATGAACTCAGGGGCAGTTATAACAAATGAGAATACAAAACAGAAATTTAATATAAGAAGTGATAATTTATTTCCAAAAATTTCCATACTTGATCCTATAAATACATATACGGTACCAAAAAACCACGTAGCAAATGGCAGTGTTGATGCTATTGTACATGTGCTTGAGGGATATTTTACAAGAAAATATCCAAGCACACCTATACAGGATGGATTTGTAGAAACCATTGTGGAAACTGTTGTCTCATCAACAAAACAAATACTTGAAAACCCAACCGATTATGATGCAAGGGCAAATTTCATGTGGTCAGCCACACTGGCGCTAAATGGCCTAACAACGGCTGGTATTGGTGATTATGCTTTCCCAAACCACATGATGGGCCACTCTTTATCTGCTCTCTATGATATAGCGCATGGTTCTACACTATCTATCGCATTTCCTGCATGGTTAAGGTATAACAGCAAGAATTTAAATGAACGACTAAAACGCTTTGGATCAAGGGTATTTGGCACTCAAGAACCACAAAAAACTATAGAAGCCATTGAAAACTACTTTGCTTCAATAGGTGCGCCAACAAGATTAAAAGATGTTGGGCTTAATGAATCTGATATTGAGGCTATAGCTCAAAATGCAGTGGCTCTTGCTCAAAAATGGAATCTAACAGAATATACAAAAGAAAGAATTGCTGAAATTTTGAAATATGCAATTTAA